The window CCTTTGGTCATCTTAGCAACCTCAACAATGAAAATCTGCTCCATACTTTCCTCTACTTCGGTTTTGTTCTTGTAACCGATTTTTAAGGTTTCTGAAATAATTTTAGAAATAGGATTTTTAAAACCATTAATTTGTTTTAAAGCTTCAACAGCTCCGCCCCTTTCCATAGAAGCAGTTACAACACCAAATATCTCGGTTGTATCAACTTTACTAATTTTCCTAAGATATGCGATTTTCCTTAATGCAATAATTAGACCATAAACCCCAACGAAAAGAATTATGTATGTGATAATTCCACCTTGGGAAAATATGTCCACTATCCCATCAATGAACGGCATAATATACTCAACAATCATTTTTATCCTCTTTAAGTATTATCTTGAAAATTGTTTTATAAGAATATTATATAAATTCATATACTTAAATATTATTTAAAAAAAATAGTTTTAAACTCATTTCATTTTAGCAACAGTGTTCCAGGACCTTCTCACAAAATCAGGCATCTCATCATATGTATAATTCTCAAGGAATTTTTTGGTTGTTGGATCGGACGGATAACCAGAACCGATACCACCTTGCTTGATAAATTCCTTATTGATTTCAGCTATTTGAGCATCCCTTTCGGCCTTGGCGATAATGGATGCCGCACCAACCTGAATGTAAGTGTCATCTGCCTTGTGTTCTGCTATAACGTCAAAACCTGTGTCCTTTCGCAGATTTTCCTGGAATCTTTCAGCCTTAACATCCACTGCATCAACAATGGCCCTTTCAGGTTTCATTCTTAAAATAAGTTCTTCCATTGCATTTTTCTCTATCTCATTGAGATTAATGCCTTCTGCCCTCATCTCATCAATCTGGCGGGCAGTGATTATAATCATGTCATATTCAAACATTTTCTTCAGTTTACGGGATAAGATAGTACGTCGATTAGGAGTCAGCCTTTTGGAATCCTTAACGCCCATTCTACTGAGTACCTTTTCCATTTTTTCAGGAACTATAACTCCTGCAATAACCATAGGACCTAAAACAGACCCTCTGCCCGCTTCATCAACACCTAAAATATCCATAAAAATCAATAAAAAAAAGAAGTGAAATAAAAAGTTAATTTTATTTCATAGCCCTAAGACGGACTTCAGGTTCTAAAGCTAACGGCTCTGCAGCAACGATTGCAGTACCTTTTGCCACAACAGTCATTGGATCTTCTGAGATTTCCACAGGAATAGAGATTTCATCGAAAATCCTTTCTTTCAATCCACGGAGTCTTGAACTTCCACCTACACAGACGGAATTGTTATAAACACCCATCATTAATTCCGGAGATAATCTTTCGAGGATTACGTTTAATCCGTCAACGATTTGTTGCATGTATGGTTCGACTGCGTCTGCAACGAGCATTGAATCAATGACTACTTTTTTAGGCCTGTTGGTTTCCAAGGATTTACCGATAACTTCAACACTTAAGTTTTCGATTTGTTCTGAACTGTGTACCATACCAACTTCAATTTTAGCGGATTCCGCATCATGAATACCAATAGCTACATCATATTTTTCTGCTACAAGTTCAACAATCTTGTTATCGATATCGTCTCCACCACATCTAACGGTTTCAATATCATTAATGCCTCCGAGGGAGATAATCACAATATCAGTTGAACCTGCACCAATATCTATAACCATGGTACCGTTTGGTTCTGCAATAGGCAATCCTGCACCAATAGCAGCAGCTAATCCTTCACTGATTACTAGAATATTTTGTGCACCAGCTTTTCTGCCGATTTCTTCAGCCGCATTTTTTTCCACTTCGGATGCGTCTCCTGGAATACCTATGACAATTCTTCCTACGGTTTCGCCTTCATTTATACCGATTTGCATTGCTTTGATGAGTAATGCTTGTGCTTGTGCGACATTTTCAATTACACCTTTTTTCAAAGGCCTTACTGCTAGAATATCTTCAGGAGTTCTTCCGAGCATTCTTTTTGCTTCTTCACCAACAGCTAAAACTTCAGTTGGATCATCTTTTTTAACGGCGACCACTGATGGAATTTGATATAAATCAAATTTGTCTCCTGAAGGTTTTGCTATAACAGTGTTTAAAGTTCCTAAATCAATTCCTAAACTATTACTGATAACTTTAGTGTTTTCAGTTTCTGGTACTTCTTCCTCGTTTCCAAAAATATTCATGATTAATCCTCCGTTACAATATCTCTAAAATCGATAACGAAAATCTTATTAGATGTAGCTATACTTTGAACTTTTCCAACATCACCATCATTATCAACGGACATTAAAATTGTAGACAATACAATTTCATTAGCATTGTAAAATGGTTTTAAAGCAGACTTAATGAAATTAGGCAATTTTACCTCGTTATTTATATCAACATCAATGAAATTGGTGGTTTGAGATTCCTTTATGATTGCAAAAGGAATTTTGGACTTCTCAAGGACTGAGACAGTGCTTCTAATAACATCAT of the Methanobrevibacter thaueri genome contains:
- the rnhB gene encoding ribonuclease HII — protein: MDILGVDEAGRGSVLGPMVIAGVIVPEKMEKVLSRMGVKDSKRLTPNRRTILSRKLKKMFEYDMIIITARQIDEMRAEGINLNEIEKNAMEELILRMKPERAIVDAVDVKAERFQENLRKDTGFDVIAEHKADDTYIQVGAASIIAKAERDAQIAEINKEFIKQGGIGSGYPSDPTTKKFLENYTYDEMPDFVRRSWNTVAKMK
- a CDS encoding rod shape-determining protein; this translates as MNIFGNEEEVPETENTKVISNSLGIDLGTLNTVIAKPSGDKFDLYQIPSVVAVKKDDPTEVLAVGEEAKRMLGRTPEDILAVRPLKKGVIENVAQAQALLIKAMQIGINEGETVGRIVIGIPGDASEVEKNAAEEIGRKAGAQNILVISEGLAAAIGAGLPIAEPNGTMVIDIGAGSTDIVIISLGGINDIETVRCGGDDIDNKIVELVAEKYDVAIGIHDAESAKIEVGMVHSSEQIENLSVEVIGKSLETNRPKKVVIDSMLVADAVEPYMQQIVDGLNVILERLSPELMMGVYNNSVCVGGSSRLRGLKERIFDEISIPVEISEDPMTVVAKGTAIVAAEPLALEPEVRLRAMK